A single window of Phaenicophaeus curvirostris isolate KB17595 chromosome 7, BPBGC_Pcur_1.0, whole genome shotgun sequence DNA harbors:
- the NIF3L1 gene encoding NIF3-like protein 1, translating into MVLPGTQLVRRPLCCIPALGHLPSRSLMNLQELVPALNNFASLSLAASWDNVGLLVEPSPPHTVNTLLLTNDLTEEVMEEAVQKKADFILSYHPPIFTPLKRVTWKTWKERLVVRALEHRIGIYSPHTAYDAIPRGVNNWLEKGLGACTSVPLQPSTAPSCPSEGTHRVEFCTGDTEHLDVVLSKIKDIKEISCLTTFPARAEDEEQTRVSLNCSQEALLEVVALLSQNSLLYHKTEILLLQKPLLPHTGMGRLCTLSNAVSLSDIIKRIKSHLKLRHIRLAMGVGRTLESPVKKVALCAGSGSSVLKGTEADLYFTGEMSHHDVLDAVANGISVILGEHSNTERGFLSELRDMLAIHLQNKINIIVSKKDRDPLEVV; encoded by the exons ATGGTGCTGCCAGGCACACAGCTGGTTCGAAGGCCTCtctgctgcatccctgctttGGGCCACCTGCCCTCGCGCTCCCTCATGAATCTCCAGGAGCTCGTCCCTGCCCTGAACAACTTTGCATCCCTCTCCTTGGCTGCCAGCTGGGACAATGTGGGGTTGCTGGTGGAACCAAGTCCTCCCCACACTGTGAACACCCTTCTTCTCACTAATGATCTCACTGAGGAGGTGATGGAAGAGGCAGTGCAGAAGAAGGCAGACTTCATTCTTTCTTATCACCCTCCTATATTCACACCACTCAAGCGAGTAACGTGGAAGACCTGGAAGGAGCGGCTGGTGGTCCGAGCCCTGGAGCACAGGATTGGGATTTACTCTCCACATACAGCATACGATGCCATACCTCGTGGAGTCAATAACTGGCTAGAAAAAGGACTTG GTGCCTGTACTTCTGTCCCACTGCAGCCATCGACTGCGCCAAGCTGTCCATCTGAGGGCACTCACCGAGTAGAATTCTGCACAGGTGACACTGAGCATCTGGACGTGGTGCTGTCCAAAATCAAAGACATCAAAGAGATCTCCTGTCTCACTACTTTCCCTGCCAG GGCTGAAGATGAGGAGCAAACACGAGTCAGTTTGAACTGCTCTCAAGAAGCACTGTTGGAGGTGGTGGCATTATTGTCCCAGAACAGCCTTCTTTATCACAAAACTGAGATTCTATTACTGCAAAAG cctcttcttccccaTACTGGAATGGGACGCCTGTGCACACTGAGCAACGCAGTCTCCTTGTCAGATATAATCAAGCGTATCAAAAGCCACCTAAAACTACGCCACATCCGCTTAGCCATGGGAGTGGGCAGGACACTAG AATCACCAGTGAAGAAAGTTGCTCTGTGTGCTGGTTCTGGGAGCAGCGTCCTGAAGGGAACGGAAGCTGACCTCTATTTCACAG GAGAAATGTCCCACCATGACGTTCTGGATGCAGTTGCCAATGGGATAAGTGTTATTCTGGGTGAGCACAGTAACACTGAACGAGGCTTCTTGTCAGAGCTGCGTGACATGCTTGCTATCCACCTGCAGAACAAAATCAACATAATTGTGTCCAAGAAAGATAGAGATCCCCTTGAGGtagtatag